A genomic stretch from Enterobacter dykesii includes:
- a CDS encoding YejL family protein: MPQHSRYSDEHVEQLLSELVNVLEKHKTPTDLSLMVLGNMVTNLINTSVAPAQRQAIAKSFAQALQSSVSNDPAH, encoded by the coding sequence ATGCCACAACATTCCCGCTACAGTGATGAACACGTTGAACAACTGCTCAGTGAGCTGGTCAACGTACTGGAAAAACATAAAACGCCGACCGATCTCTCCCTGATGGTTTTGGGAAATATGGTCACCAACCTGATTAACACCAGCGTTGCTCCGGCTCAGCGTCAGGCGATCGCAAAATCTTTCGCCCAGGCTTTACAGTCGTCCGTCAGCAACGACCCGGCCCATTAA
- the yejM gene encoding LPS biosynthesis-modulating metalloenzyme YejM — MVTNRQRYREKVSQMVSWGHWFALFNILLATAIGCRYLFVADWPTTLTGRIYSWISVVGHFSFLVFATYLLILFPLTFIVMSQRLMRFLSAILATVGMTLLLIDSEVFTRFHLHLNPIVWELVINPDQNETARDWQLMFISVPVILLIEMLFATWSWQKLRSLTRRRHYAKPVAALFFVSFISSHIMYIWADANFYRPITMQRANLPLSYPMTARRFLEKHGLLDAQEYQRRLIEQGNPEAVSVQYPLSDLNYRDMGRGQNVLLITVDGLNYSRFEKQMPALAAFASQNVSFTQHMSSGNTTDAGIFGLFYGISAGYMDGVLSTRTPAALITGLNQQGYQLGLFSSDGFNSPLYRQALLSDFSLPTAQNQSDAQTASQWINWLQRYAQEDNRWFSWVAFNGTTLANSNKSDFARRYGRAAGDVDAQIGRVLDALRESGKLDNTVVIVTAGHGIPLGDETKSMSWSRPNLQVPLVIHWPGTPAQRINMLTEHKDVMTTLMQRLLHVSTPANEYSQGQDLFSAARRHSWVTAAGNNTLVVTTPKLTLVLNSNGNYQTYNLQGERLKDQKPQLSLLLQVLTDEKRFIAN, encoded by the coding sequence ATGGTGACGAATCGTCAGCGCTACCGTGAAAAAGTCTCCCAGATGGTCAGCTGGGGGCACTGGTTTGCCCTGTTCAACATTCTGCTGGCGACGGCCATTGGCTGTCGTTATCTGTTTGTCGCAGACTGGCCAACAACGCTAACCGGGCGTATTTACTCCTGGATAAGCGTTGTCGGTCACTTTAGCTTTTTGGTTTTCGCCACCTATCTGCTGATCCTGTTCCCCCTGACGTTTATCGTCATGTCGCAGCGTCTGATGCGATTCTTGTCCGCCATCCTTGCGACGGTGGGGATGACGCTGCTGCTTATCGACAGTGAAGTGTTCACCCGCTTCCACCTGCATCTCAACCCCATCGTCTGGGAACTGGTGATTAACCCCGACCAGAACGAAACGGCCCGCGACTGGCAGCTGATGTTTATCAGCGTCCCGGTGATCCTGTTGATTGAGATGCTGTTCGCCACCTGGAGCTGGCAAAAGCTCCGCAGCCTGACCCGGCGACGCCATTATGCGAAGCCCGTCGCCGCGCTCTTCTTCGTCTCCTTTATCAGTTCGCACATCATGTATATCTGGGCGGATGCGAACTTCTATCGCCCGATTACCATGCAGCGTGCGAACCTGCCGCTCTCATACCCGATGACGGCCCGTCGCTTCCTCGAGAAACACGGCCTGCTTGATGCGCAGGAGTACCAGCGCCGTCTCATCGAGCAGGGTAACCCGGAAGCCGTCAGCGTTCAGTATCCTTTGAGCGACCTGAACTACCGCGATATGGGACGCGGGCAAAACGTCCTGCTGATCACCGTCGATGGCCTGAACTATTCCCGCTTCGAGAAGCAGATGCCTGCGCTGGCCGCTTTCGCGAGTCAGAACGTCTCGTTTACTCAGCATATGAGCTCCGGTAACACAACCGATGCTGGCATCTTTGGCCTGTTCTATGGCATTTCAGCCGGCTACATGGACGGCGTACTGTCTACCCGCACGCCTGCGGCGCTGATCACCGGGCTGAATCAGCAAGGCTATCAGCTAGGGTTGTTCTCCTCCGATGGCTTTAACAGCCCGCTCTACCGTCAGGCGCTGCTGTCCGATTTCTCACTACCGACGGCGCAAAATCAGTCCGACGCGCAGACCGCCAGCCAATGGATAAACTGGCTGCAGCGCTACGCCCAGGAAGATAACCGCTGGTTCTCATGGGTTGCCTTTAACGGCACAACGCTTGCCAACAGCAATAAAAGTGACTTTGCGCGCCGCTACGGCCGTGCGGCTGGCGATGTTGATGCGCAGATAGGCCGCGTGCTTGACGCGCTTCGCGAGTCGGGCAAGCTGGACAATACCGTGGTGATCGTGACCGCGGGCCATGGCATCCCGCTAGGTGACGAGACGAAGAGTATGAGCTGGTCTCGCCCGAATCTGCAGGTTCCACTGGTGATCCACTGGCCAGGCACCCCGGCGCAGCGCATCAATATGCTCACCGAGCATAAAGATGTGATGACCACCCTGATGCAACGCCTGCTGCACGTCAGCACGCCAGCAAACGAGTATTCGCAGGGGCAGGATCTCTTCAGCGCCGCGCGCCGCCACAGCTGGGTGACGGCGGCGGGGAATAATACGCTGGTGGTGACCACGCCGAAGCTGACGCTGGTGCTGAACAGCAACGGGAATTATCAGACGTATAATCTGCAGGGTGAACGGTTAAAAGACCAGAAGCCGCAGCTGAGCCTGCTGCTGCAGGTCCTGACGGATGAGAAGCGTTTCATCGCTAACTGA
- a CDS encoding DUF2534 family protein has protein sequence MVRAKLKTPEGRKFLLALLVVFMIAAACVGRATIVGVIEQYNIPLSAWTTSMYVLQSAMIFVYSLVFTVLLAIPLGIFFLGGREKR, from the coding sequence ATGGTTCGTGCAAAACTGAAAACGCCTGAAGGCCGCAAATTCCTCCTGGCGCTGCTGGTCGTATTTATGATTGCCGCCGCGTGCGTGGGACGGGCCACTATTGTTGGCGTCATCGAACAGTACAACATTCCTCTCTCTGCCTGGACAACAAGCATGTATGTCCTGCAGTCGGCGATGATCTTTGTCTACAGCCTGGTGTTCACCGTTCTGCTGGCCATCCCGCTGGGCATCTTCTTCCTGGGTGGACGTGAGAAGCGCTAA